One Streptomyces sp. CNQ-509 DNA window includes the following coding sequences:
- a CDS encoding ABC transporter ATP-binding protein, with protein sequence MTALLQVEDLKVAYGKIEAVKGISFSVQSGEVVTLIGTNGAGKTTTLRTLSGLLKPAGGKIFFDGTPLNGVGAHKIVAMGLAHSPEGRRLFPRLTITENLQLGAFLRKDAAGIEQDIQMCYELFPILGERRKQAAGTLSGGEQQMLAMGRALMSRPKLLMLDEPSMGLSPIMMQKIMETIRELKAQGTTILLVEQNAQAALSIADHGHVMEVGKVVLSGTGEELLHDESVRKAYLGED encoded by the coding sequence GTGACCGCGCTACTGCAGGTCGAAGACCTGAAGGTCGCCTACGGCAAGATCGAGGCCGTCAAGGGCATCTCGTTCAGCGTCCAGAGCGGCGAGGTCGTCACGCTCATCGGCACCAACGGCGCCGGCAAGACGACGACCCTGCGCACCCTCTCCGGACTGCTGAAGCCCGCCGGCGGCAAGATCTTCTTCGACGGCACCCCGCTCAACGGCGTCGGCGCCCACAAGATCGTCGCCATGGGCCTCGCCCACTCCCCGGAGGGCCGCCGGCTCTTCCCCCGCCTCACCATCACCGAGAACCTCCAACTCGGCGCCTTCCTCCGGAAGGACGCGGCGGGCATCGAGCAGGACATCCAGATGTGCTACGAGCTCTTCCCCATCCTCGGCGAACGGCGCAAGCAGGCGGCCGGAACCCTCTCCGGCGGCGAGCAGCAGATGCTCGCCATGGGCAGGGCGCTGATGTCCCGGCCCAAGCTGCTCATGCTCGACGAGCCCTCCATGGGCCTCTCGCCGATCATGATGCAGAAGATCATGGAGACGATCCGGGAGCTGAAGGCCCAGGGCACCACCATCCTGCTCGTCGAGCAGAACGCCCAGGCCGCGCTCTCCATCGCCGACCACGGCCACGTGATGGAGGTCGGCAAGGTCGTCCTGTCGGGCACCGGAGAGGAACTGCTGCACGACGAATCCGTGCGCAAGGCGTACCTCGGCGAGGACTGA
- the cysD gene encoding sulfate adenylyltransferase subunit CysD: MSRFEQAAAQDFQLPHLDVLESEAVHIFREVAGEFERPVILFSGGKDSIVMLHLALKAFAPAPPPFALLHVDTGHNFPEVLEYRDRVAAQHNLRLHVASVQEFIDRGELKERADGTRNPLQTVPLLRAIEEARYDAVFGGGRRDEEKARAKERIFSLRDEFGGWDPRRQRPELWQLYNGKHAVGEHVRVFPLSNFTELDVWQYIAREKIVLPEIYYAHRREVFLRSGMWLAPGEWGGAKQGERVETRTVRYRTVGDMSCTGAVDSDADTIEKVIAEIAATRLTERGATRADDKMSEAAMEDRKREGYF, encoded by the coding sequence ATGAGCCGGTTCGAGCAGGCCGCCGCCCAGGACTTCCAGTTGCCGCACCTGGACGTGCTGGAGTCCGAGGCGGTGCACATCTTCCGCGAGGTCGCGGGGGAGTTCGAGCGTCCGGTGATTCTCTTCTCCGGCGGCAAGGACTCCATCGTGATGCTCCACCTGGCGCTGAAGGCGTTCGCGCCGGCCCCGCCGCCGTTCGCGCTGCTGCACGTCGACACGGGGCACAACTTCCCCGAGGTGCTGGAGTACCGCGACCGCGTCGCCGCGCAGCACAACCTGCGGCTGCACGTCGCCTCCGTCCAGGAGTTCATCGACCGCGGCGAGCTGAAGGAGCGTGCCGACGGCACCCGCAACCCGCTGCAGACCGTGCCGCTGCTGCGCGCCATCGAGGAGGCCCGCTACGACGCGGTCTTCGGCGGCGGCCGCCGCGACGAGGAGAAGGCCCGCGCCAAGGAGCGCATCTTCTCCCTGCGCGACGAGTTCGGCGGCTGGGACCCGCGCCGCCAGCGCCCCGAGCTGTGGCAGCTCTACAACGGCAAGCACGCTGTCGGCGAGCACGTCCGGGTCTTCCCGCTGTCCAACTTCACCGAGCTGGACGTCTGGCAGTACATCGCCCGCGAGAAGATCGTGCTCCCGGAGATCTACTACGCGCACCGCCGCGAGGTCTTCCTCCGCAGCGGCATGTGGCTCGCCCCCGGCGAGTGGGGCGGCGCCAAGCAGGGCGAGCGCGTCGAGACCCGCACGGTGCGCTACCGCACCGTCGGCGACATGTCCTGCACCGGTGCCGTCGACTCCGACGCCGACACCATCGAGAAGGTCATCGCCGAGATCGCCGCCACCCGCCTCACCGAGCGCGGCGCCACCAGGGCCGACGACAAGATGTCCGAGGCCGCCATGGAAGACCGCAAGCGCGAAGGCTACTTCTGA
- a CDS encoding branched-chain amino acid ABC transporter substrate-binding protein encodes MRHRSLLILTTAVTAGALTLSACGSRDDDSEGGGGGDGTTVVIGLDAPLTGDLSALGIGIQNSAELAVKTANKNEEVKGVTFELEPLDDVAQAQQGQQNATKLVGNEDVMGVVGPLNSDVGQSMQKVFADADLVQVSPANTNPALTQGEEWQDGEKTRPFDTYFRVSTTDAIQGPYAAQYLYNEEKLQKVFVIDDKKTYGAGLAGTFADEFEKLGGKVVGTDHVNPDDKDFAAIATKVKNSGADFVYYGGEYPAGAPLAAQVKKAGAKIPTVGGDALFSAEYVALAKENAEGDMASSVGAPLTELDTAKEFIKNYEAAGYEDAYEAYGGYSYDSTWAIIQAVKTVVEENDGELPGDTDEARKAITEAMNDVSFEGVTGKVGFDEFGDTTNKQLSLYQVKDGEHVPLTSGEFEG; translated from the coding sequence GTGCGTCACCGTTCCTTGCTCATACTCACCACTGCGGTCACCGCAGGGGCTCTCACGCTGTCTGCTTGCGGTTCCCGCGACGACGACAGCGAAGGTGGGGGCGGTGGCGACGGAACGACCGTCGTTATCGGCCTCGACGCCCCGCTGACGGGCGACCTCTCGGCCCTGGGCATCGGCATCCAGAACTCCGCCGAGCTCGCCGTGAAGACTGCCAACAAGAACGAGGAGGTCAAGGGCGTCACGTTCGAGCTCGAGCCCCTCGACGACGTGGCACAGGCCCAGCAGGGCCAGCAGAACGCCACCAAGCTCGTCGGCAACGAGGACGTCATGGGCGTCGTCGGCCCGCTCAACTCCGACGTCGGCCAGTCCATGCAGAAGGTCTTCGCCGACGCCGACCTGGTCCAGGTCTCGCCCGCCAACACCAACCCCGCCCTGACCCAGGGCGAGGAGTGGCAGGACGGCGAGAAGACCCGGCCGTTCGACACGTACTTCCGCGTGTCCACCACCGACGCCATCCAGGGCCCGTACGCGGCGCAGTACCTCTACAACGAGGAGAAGCTGCAGAAGGTCTTCGTCATCGACGACAAGAAGACCTACGGCGCCGGCCTCGCCGGCACCTTCGCCGACGAGTTCGAGAAGCTCGGCGGCAAGGTCGTCGGGACCGACCACGTCAACCCCGACGACAAGGACTTCGCGGCCATCGCCACGAAGGTCAAGAACTCCGGCGCCGACTTCGTCTACTACGGCGGCGAGTACCCGGCCGGCGCCCCGCTTGCCGCCCAGGTCAAGAAGGCCGGGGCCAAGATCCCGACCGTCGGCGGCGACGCGCTGTTCAGCGCCGAGTACGTCGCCCTCGCCAAGGAGAACGCCGAGGGCGACATGGCCAGCTCCGTCGGCGCCCCGCTGACCGAGCTGGACACCGCCAAGGAGTTCATCAAGAACTACGAGGCGGCCGGCTACGAGGACGCCTACGAGGCGTACGGCGGCTACTCCTACGACTCCACCTGGGCCATCATCCAGGCCGTGAAGACCGTCGTCGAAGAGAACGACGGCGAACTGCCCGGTGACACGGACGAGGCCCGCAAGGCCATCACCGAGGCCATGAACGACGTTTCCTTCGAGGGCGTGACCGGCAAGGTCGGCTTCGACGAGTTCGGCGACACCACCAACAAGCAGCTGTCGCTGTACCAGGTCAAGGACGGCGAGCACGTGCCGCTGACCAGCGGCGAGTTCGAAGGCTGA
- a CDS encoding lytic transglycosylase domain-containing protein, with translation MEDEADDSGIPATVLDAYKQAESRLASTNPGCNLEWELLAAIGRVESGHARGGDVTADGTTRNQILGPVLNGNGFANITDTDGGEYDGDTSHDRAVGPMQFIPSTWATWGSDGNDDGERNPNNVYDAALAAGRYLCAGGRDLSSQSDLEAAILGYNQSQSYLRTVLTWYDFYKEGGADAVPDGTGADPGDRSDGINTPTPSPSPSESDSPGKGGDDGDGKGGGKDDGKGGGSPSPDPSDPPPSGGGDEDPEEPAPPPTIADLRLASPQSSTAYTGADFEERPKVRGVTSRGTGVSGKTVTFTISGQTGAVFAGGGKTASVTTNSTGYATAPVVKAGQLTGEFTIRATTGGGVSPVDFAAEVEASYGLARVGDAALKAAAGGEFGTVEAKVTYRGGPAAKAPVTAAMVTEAGEQNDEGPFFKDTEGNPVRKLNLTTEDDGTVKLPTIHAGDAVGTYLLRLTTSEGVTLTLELTVE, from the coding sequence CTGGAGGACGAGGCCGACGACTCCGGTATTCCGGCGACCGTTCTCGACGCGTACAAGCAGGCGGAGAGCCGGCTCGCGAGCACGAACCCCGGGTGCAACCTGGAGTGGGAGCTGCTGGCGGCCATAGGCCGGGTCGAGTCGGGGCACGCCCGCGGCGGTGATGTGACCGCGGACGGTACGACGCGGAACCAGATCCTCGGCCCCGTGCTGAACGGCAACGGCTTCGCCAACATCACGGACACCGACGGCGGCGAGTACGACGGGGACACCAGCCACGACCGTGCCGTCGGCCCGATGCAGTTCATCCCCTCGACCTGGGCCACCTGGGGCAGCGACGGCAACGACGACGGCGAGCGGAATCCGAACAACGTCTACGACGCGGCATTGGCCGCCGGCCGCTACCTGTGCGCGGGCGGGCGCGATCTGTCCTCGCAGTCCGATCTGGAAGCCGCCATCCTCGGGTACAACCAGTCGCAGTCGTATCTCCGTACGGTCCTGACCTGGTACGACTTCTACAAGGAGGGCGGCGCCGACGCGGTGCCCGACGGCACCGGTGCCGACCCGGGCGACCGCAGCGACGGCATCAACACGCCGACTCCCTCGCCGAGCCCGTCGGAGAGCGACAGCCCGGGCAAGGGCGGAGACGACGGCGACGGCAAGGGCGGTGGCAAGGACGACGGCAAGGGCGGCGGCAGCCCCAGCCCCGACCCCAGCGACCCGCCGCCGTCCGGCGGGGGTGACGAGGACCCCGAGGAGCCGGCGCCGCCGCCGACCATCGCGGACCTGCGCCTGGCGAGCCCGCAGTCCTCCACGGCGTACACCGGCGCCGACTTCGAGGAGCGTCCGAAGGTGCGGGGCGTGACCTCGCGCGGCACCGGCGTGTCCGGCAAGACGGTCACGTTCACCATCAGCGGCCAGACCGGCGCGGTCTTCGCCGGCGGCGGGAAGACCGCGTCCGTGACCACCAACAGCACTGGTTATGCGACGGCGCCTGTGGTCAAGGCGGGTCAGTTGACCGGGGAGTTCACGATCCGCGCCACGACGGGCGGCGGCGTGAGCCCGGTGGACTTCGCCGCCGAGGTGGAGGCGTCGTACGGGCTGGCCCGCGTCGGTGACGCGGCGCTGAAGGCGGCGGCGGGCGGCGAGTTCGGCACCGTCGAGGCCAAGGTGACGTACCGGGGCGGTCCTGCCGCGAAGGCGCCGGTGACGGCGGCGATGGTCACGGAGGCGGGCGAGCAGAACGACGAGGGCCCGTTCTTCAAGGACACGGAGGGCAACCCGGTCCGCAAGCTGAACCTGACCACGGAGGACGACGGCACGGTGAAGCTGCCGACGATCCACGCGGGCGACGCGGTCGGCACGTACCTGCTGCGGCTGACCACGAGCGAGGGCGTGACCCTCACGCTGGAGCTGACCGTCGAGTAA
- the cysC gene encoding adenylyl-sulfate kinase: protein MPDNAPGADGVHARGATIWLTGLPSAGKTTLARTFGERLRDAGHRVEVLDGDEIREFLTAGLGFSREDRDTNVQRIGFVAELLASHGVKVLVPVIAPYADSREAVRKRHQTEGTTYVEVHVATPVDVCAERDVKGLYAKQAAGEISGLTGVDDPYEPPADPDLRIPTHEQSVEQSAAMLHAALVERGLA, encoded by the coding sequence GTGCCTGACAACGCACCCGGCGCCGACGGCGTACACGCGCGCGGCGCCACGATCTGGCTCACCGGCCTGCCCAGCGCCGGCAAGACGACGCTGGCGCGCACCTTCGGCGAGCGGCTCCGGGACGCCGGCCACCGGGTGGAGGTGCTGGACGGCGACGAGATCCGGGAATTCCTCACCGCCGGCCTCGGTTTCTCCCGGGAGGACCGCGACACCAACGTGCAGCGCATCGGCTTCGTCGCCGAACTCCTCGCGTCGCACGGCGTGAAGGTCCTCGTGCCGGTGATCGCCCCGTACGCGGACAGCCGCGAGGCGGTGCGCAAGCGCCACCAGACGGAGGGTACGACGTATGTGGAGGTACACGTGGCCACGCCCGTCGACGTCTGCGCCGAGCGCGACGTGAAGGGCCTCTACGCCAAGCAGGCGGCCGGCGAGATCTCCGGACTCACCGGCGTGGACGACCCGTACGAGCCGCCCGCGGACCCCGATCTGCGCATCCCCACGCACGAGCAGAGTGTCGAACAATCCGCGGCGATGCTTCACGCCGCACTGGTGGAACGAGGTCTCGCATGA
- a CDS encoding ANTAR domain-containing response regulator, which yields MSAPETPETPEDVVAASAGGGEHVPPLTTRVVIAEDEALIRLDLKEMLEEEGYTVVGEAGDGETAVRLAREHQPDLVILDVKMPVLDGISAAEQIAADSIAPVLMLTAFSQRELVERARDAGAMAYLVKPFSKGDVVPAIEMAVSRYTELKTLEKEVVDLTQRLETRKLVDRAKSILQTEYGLSEPAAFRWIQKTSMDRRLSMQQVAEAVIEDDAEKKAKKKQG from the coding sequence GTGAGCGCCCCCGAGACCCCCGAAACCCCGGAGGACGTCGTCGCCGCCAGCGCCGGAGGCGGCGAGCACGTGCCGCCGCTGACCACGCGGGTCGTCATCGCGGAGGACGAGGCCCTCATCCGGCTCGATCTGAAGGAGATGCTGGAGGAGGAGGGGTACACCGTCGTCGGGGAGGCGGGGGACGGGGAGACCGCGGTGCGGTTGGCGCGGGAGCATCAGCCGGATCTGGTGATCCTGGATGTGAAGATGCCCGTGCTCGACGGGATCTCCGCCGCCGAGCAGATCGCCGCCGACTCCATCGCGCCGGTGCTCATGCTCACCGCGTTCTCCCAGCGCGAGCTGGTGGAGCGGGCACGGGACGCCGGGGCCATGGCGTATCTGGTGAAGCCGTTCAGCAAGGGTGATGTGGTGCCGGCCATCGAGATGGCCGTCTCCCGCTACACGGAGCTGAAGACGCTGGAGAAGGAGGTCGTCGATCTCACGCAGCGGCTGGAGACGCGGAAGCTCGTGGACCGGGCGAAGAGCATCCTGCAGACCGAGTACGGGCTGTCGGAGCCCGCGGCCTTCCGGTGGATCCAGAAGACGTCGATGGACCGCCGGCTGTCGATGCAGCAGGTGGCCGAGGCCGTGATCGAGGACGACGCGGAGAAGAAGGCGAAGAAGAAGCAGGGTTAG
- a CDS encoding ABC transporter ATP-binding protein, with protein sequence MASDTIPAKGPDGATVLDARGVTMRFGGLTAVRNVDLTVGQGEIVGLIGPNGAGKTTFFNCMTGLYIATEGTVRYKGTVLPHRSHRVTEAGIARTFQNIRLFANMTVLENVLVGRHTRTNEGLWSALLRNPGFKRAEKASEARAMELLEFTGLAAKRDHLARNLPYGEQRKLEIARALASEPGLLLLDEPTAGMNPQETRATRELVFAIREQGISVLVIEHDMRFIFGLCDRVAVLVQGEKLVEGTPDVVQSDDRVVAAYLGTPFEGVPEDEAVAEVAAAEDAVAGNTGSGSTPKTSKEGDA encoded by the coding sequence ATGGCCAGCGACACCATCCCCGCCAAGGGGCCGGACGGCGCGACCGTCCTGGACGCCCGCGGCGTCACCATGCGCTTCGGCGGCCTCACCGCCGTACGCAACGTCGACCTCACCGTCGGCCAGGGCGAGATCGTCGGGCTCATCGGCCCCAACGGCGCCGGCAAGACCACCTTCTTCAACTGCATGACCGGGCTCTACATCGCCACCGAGGGCACGGTCCGCTACAAGGGCACGGTTCTGCCACACCGCTCCCACCGCGTCACCGAGGCGGGCATCGCCCGTACCTTCCAGAACATCCGTCTCTTCGCCAACATGACGGTCCTGGAAAACGTCCTCGTCGGCCGGCACACCCGCACGAACGAAGGGCTGTGGTCCGCGCTGCTGCGCAACCCCGGCTTCAAGCGCGCGGAGAAGGCGTCCGAAGCACGCGCCATGGAACTCCTGGAGTTCACCGGGCTGGCCGCCAAGCGCGACCACCTCGCCCGCAACCTCCCCTACGGCGAACAGCGCAAGCTGGAAATCGCCCGGGCACTGGCGAGCGAACCCGGACTACTGCTCCTCGACGAGCCCACCGCGGGCATGAACCCGCAGGAGACCCGGGCCACCCGCGAACTGGTCTTCGCGATCCGCGAACAGGGCATCTCCGTACTCGTCATCGAGCACGACATGCGCTTCATCTTCGGACTCTGCGACCGCGTCGCCGTCCTCGTCCAGGGCGAAAAACTGGTCGAGGGCACCCCCGACGTCGTCCAGAGCGACGACCGCGTCGTCGCCGCGTACCTCGGCACCCCCTTCGAGGGCGTCCCCGAGGACGAGGCCGTCGCCGAGGTCGCCGCCGCCGAGGACGCGGTCGCCGGGAACACCGGGAGCGGCAGCACCCCCAAGACCAGCAAGGAGGGCGACGCGTGA
- a CDS encoding branched-chain amino acid ABC transporter permease, which yields MNDLPQQLANGLLLGALYGLIAIGYTMVYGIVQLINFAHGEIFMIGGFGALTMWLWMPNGTSLLVALPLMILMAVICSVLVGVGAERFAYRPLRGAPRLAPLITAIGLSIALQQAIWAWYPDATKSRPFPEFSGPRLDFGAFTIERGELYLLIAAPLCMIALGFFVSKTRTGRAMQATSQDPDTAKLMGINTDRIIVMAFAIGAAFAAIAAIAHGLRYGEVNFKMGFIAGLKAFTAAVLGGIGNIYGAMIGGVVLGLAEAMATAYIADIPGMEQLGGGAWKDVWAFVLLILVLLLRPQGLLGERVADRA from the coding sequence GTGAACGATCTGCCGCAGCAACTTGCCAACGGCCTGCTACTCGGCGCCTTGTACGGGCTCATAGCCATCGGTTACACGATGGTGTACGGCATTGTTCAGCTCATCAACTTCGCCCACGGCGAGATATTCATGATCGGCGGCTTCGGCGCCCTGACGATGTGGTTGTGGATGCCGAACGGCACCAGCCTGCTCGTCGCCCTGCCGCTGATGATCCTCATGGCCGTCATCTGCTCCGTGCTCGTCGGCGTCGGCGCGGAACGTTTCGCCTACCGACCTCTGCGCGGCGCACCCCGCCTCGCGCCCCTTATCACCGCGATCGGCCTGTCCATCGCCCTCCAGCAGGCCATCTGGGCCTGGTACCCCGACGCCACGAAGTCGCGGCCCTTCCCGGAGTTCTCCGGCCCGCGCCTCGACTTCGGCGCCTTCACCATCGAACGCGGCGAGCTCTACCTGCTCATCGCCGCCCCCCTCTGCATGATCGCCCTCGGCTTCTTCGTCTCCAAGACCCGCACCGGCCGCGCGATGCAGGCCACGTCGCAGGACCCGGACACGGCCAAGCTCATGGGCATCAACACCGACCGCATCATCGTCATGGCCTTCGCCATCGGCGCCGCCTTCGCGGCCATCGCGGCCATCGCCCACGGCCTGCGCTACGGCGAGGTCAACTTCAAGATGGGCTTCATCGCCGGCCTCAAGGCCTTCACCGCCGCCGTCCTCGGCGGCATCGGCAACATCTACGGCGCCATGATCGGCGGCGTCGTCCTCGGCCTCGCCGAGGCCATGGCCACCGCCTACATCGCCGACATCCCCGGCATGGAGCAGCTCGGCGGCGGTGCGTGGAAGGACGTCTGGGCGTTCGTCCTGCTCATTCTCGTACTGCTCTTGCGGCCACAGGGCCTGCTGGGCGAACGCGTCGCGGATCGGGCGTGA
- a CDS encoding sulfate adenylyltransferase subunit 1 produces MTVNPPAPATEPAALTEVSLLRFATAGSVDDGKSTLVGRLLHDSKSVLADQLEAVERASASRGQEAPDLALLTDGLRAEREQGITIDVAYRYFATPRRRFILADTPGHVQYTRNMVTGASTAELAVILVDARHGVVEQTRRHAAVAALLRVPHVVLAVNKMDLVGYAEDVFAAIAAEFTTYAKALGVPAVTTIPISALEGDNVVTPSAVMDWYAGPTVLEHLETVQIDHDPRGRVTRFPVQYVIRPQTAEHRDYRGYAGKIASGIFHVGQPVTVLPSGHTSSVAAIDVLGESVDAAWAPQSVTIRLADDIDISRGDMIAPTEQAPDATQDIQATVCHLHDTALTPGARVLLKHTTRTVKAIVKQIPDRLTLDDLSHHPSPGSLEVNDIGRVVLRTSEPLPMDAYGDCRRTGSFLLIDPADGSTLAAGMAGAAFAGADSEKRAELDDAEWDF; encoded by the coding sequence ATGACTGTGAACCCACCCGCCCCCGCCACGGAGCCGGCCGCGCTCACCGAGGTCTCCCTGCTGCGCTTCGCCACCGCGGGCAGCGTCGACGACGGCAAGTCGACCCTCGTCGGCCGGCTGCTGCACGACTCCAAGTCGGTCCTCGCCGACCAGTTGGAGGCCGTCGAGCGCGCCTCCGCCAGCCGCGGGCAGGAGGCCCCCGACCTGGCGCTGCTCACCGACGGGCTGCGCGCCGAGCGCGAGCAGGGCATCACCATCGACGTGGCGTACCGCTACTTCGCCACCCCGCGGCGCCGCTTCATCCTCGCCGACACCCCCGGCCACGTGCAGTACACCCGCAACATGGTCACCGGCGCCTCCACCGCCGAACTGGCGGTCATCCTCGTGGACGCCCGGCACGGCGTCGTCGAGCAGACCCGCAGGCACGCCGCGGTGGCCGCGCTGCTGCGCGTGCCGCACGTGGTCCTGGCCGTCAACAAGATGGACCTCGTCGGCTACGCGGAGGACGTCTTCGCCGCCATCGCCGCCGAGTTCACCACGTACGCCAAGGCCCTCGGCGTGCCCGCGGTGACCACCATCCCGATCTCGGCGCTGGAGGGCGACAACGTCGTCACCCCGTCGGCCGTCATGGACTGGTACGCGGGCCCCACGGTGCTGGAGCACCTGGAGACCGTCCAGATCGACCACGACCCGCGCGGCCGCGTGACCCGCTTCCCCGTGCAGTACGTGATCCGTCCGCAGACCGCGGAGCACCGCGACTACCGCGGCTACGCCGGGAAGATCGCCTCCGGCATCTTCCACGTCGGCCAGCCCGTCACCGTGCTGCCCTCGGGCCACACCTCCAGCGTCGCCGCCATCGACGTGCTGGGAGAGAGCGTCGACGCCGCGTGGGCGCCGCAGTCGGTCACCATCCGGCTCGCCGACGACATCGACATCTCCCGCGGCGACATGATCGCCCCCACCGAGCAGGCCCCCGACGCCACGCAGGACATCCAGGCCACCGTCTGCCACTTGCACGACACCGCGCTCACCCCAGGCGCCCGGGTGCTGCTCAAGCACACCACCCGCACCGTCAAGGCGATCGTCAAGCAGATCCCCGACCGGCTCACGCTGGACGACCTCTCCCACCACCCCTCCCCGGGGTCCCTGGAGGTCAACGACATCGGCCGCGTCGTGCTCCGCACCTCGGAGCCGCTGCCGATGGACGCCTACGGCGACTGCCGGCGCACCGGCTCGTTCCTGCTGATCGACCCCGCCGACGGCTCCACCCTCGCCGCGGGCATGGCGGGCGCCGCGTTCGCAGGCGCGGACAGCGAGAAGCGGGCCGAACTCGACGACGCCGAGTGGGACTTCTGA
- a CDS encoding branched-chain amino acid ABC transporter permease, with translation MNTLEKNTASEAAPAGAVLPLAPGRARLIAYAGAAGTFVSTFLSWTYTEEFPGNLTVYGYPGGLQLLTLTGALLTLLFLLSGSGLRGLRWLTPGGPNSAVRLLALGTLGVTGYTIGAIVKNLGGLVNVDPGGYIAVAMALIAALGALGLPADVPVDPERPPANAWAQLVHSLKAPAPGRVRPLPGWVEIVIISAAFALGLYIFTFGIDTDYAELFIGYMVLVSFAFPAVGRAGLTRQLGQLTAKHRNVTVTAAFVAAFAFPFTQSNDAYASIGTNILIFATVALGLNVVVGLAGLLDLGYVAFLGVGAYTAALVSGAPTSSIGVTFPFWAAVLTGAAASLVFGVLIGAPTLRLRGDYLAIVTLGFGEIFRIGVQNLDGDSGPDVTNGPNGIPNIPELEILGFNLGEEHTILGQELGRFSNYFLLMLLFTVVIVTIFRRADQSRIGRAWVAIREDETAARAMGINAFRLKLLAFALGATLAGMAGTVQAHVTYTVTPTQYKFVEAVPPNSAFLLAAVILGGMGTVSGPLIGASLLYLIPAKLQFVQEYQLLLFGVALVLLMRFRPEGLIADRRKQLEFHDTGQLDVPKDDTGLSKKVGV, from the coding sequence ATGAACACCCTGGAGAAGAACACCGCATCCGAAGCCGCCCCCGCGGGCGCCGTGCTGCCCCTGGCACCGGGCCGCGCCCGGCTCATCGCCTACGCCGGCGCCGCCGGCACCTTCGTCTCGACCTTCCTCTCGTGGACCTACACGGAGGAGTTCCCGGGCAACCTCACCGTCTACGGATACCCCGGCGGACTGCAGCTCCTCACCCTCACCGGCGCCCTGCTCACCCTGCTGTTCCTGCTCTCCGGCAGCGGCCTGCGCGGACTGCGCTGGCTCACCCCCGGCGGCCCCAACAGCGCGGTACGGCTGCTCGCGCTCGGCACCCTCGGCGTCACCGGCTACACCATCGGCGCCATCGTCAAGAACCTCGGCGGCCTGGTCAACGTCGACCCCGGCGGCTACATCGCCGTCGCCATGGCCCTGATCGCCGCCCTCGGCGCCCTCGGCCTGCCGGCCGACGTCCCCGTGGACCCCGAGAGGCCGCCGGCCAACGCCTGGGCACAACTGGTCCACTCCCTGAAGGCACCCGCCCCCGGGCGAGTACGGCCCCTGCCCGGCTGGGTGGAGATCGTCATCATCTCCGCCGCCTTCGCCCTCGGCCTGTACATCTTCACGTTCGGCATCGACACCGACTACGCCGAACTCTTCATCGGCTACATGGTGCTCGTCTCCTTCGCGTTCCCCGCCGTGGGCCGCGCGGGCCTCACCCGGCAACTGGGCCAGCTCACCGCCAAGCACCGGAACGTGACCGTGACCGCGGCCTTCGTCGCCGCGTTCGCCTTCCCGTTCACCCAGAGCAACGACGCCTACGCCAGCATCGGCACCAACATCCTCATCTTCGCCACCGTGGCGCTCGGCCTCAACGTCGTCGTCGGCCTCGCCGGCCTGCTCGACCTCGGCTACGTCGCCTTCCTCGGCGTCGGCGCGTACACCGCCGCCTTGGTCTCCGGCGCGCCCACCTCCAGCATCGGGGTCACCTTCCCGTTCTGGGCGGCCGTGCTCACCGGCGCCGCGGCGTCGCTCGTCTTCGGCGTGCTCATCGGCGCCCCGACCCTGCGGCTGCGCGGCGACTACCTCGCCATCGTCACCCTCGGGTTCGGCGAGATCTTCCGCATCGGCGTGCAGAACCTCGACGGCGACTCAGGGCCCGACGTCACCAACGGGCCCAACGGCATCCCGAACATCCCGGAGCTGGAGATCCTCGGCTTCAACCTCGGCGAGGAGCACACCATCCTCGGCCAGGAGCTGGGCAGGTTCTCCAACTACTTCCTGCTCATGCTGCTCTTCACCGTCGTGATCGTCACGATCTTCCGGCGGGCGGACCAGTCGCGCATCGGCCGCGCCTGGGTCGCCATCCGCGAGGACGAGACGGCCGCCCGCGCCATGGGCATCAACGCCTTCCGGCTCAAGCTCCTCGCGTTCGCGCTCGGCGCCACCCTGGCCGGCATGGCGGGCACCGTACAGGCGCACGTGACGTACACCGTCACGCCCACCCAGTACAAGTTCGTCGAAGCCGTGCCGCCGAACTCCGCGTTCCTGCTGGCCGCCGTCATCCTCGGCGGCATGGGCACCGTCAGCGGCCCGCTCATCGGCGCGTCGCTGCTCTACCTGATCCCCGCCAAGCTGCAGTTCGTCCAGGAGTACCAGCTCCTGCTCTTCGGCGTGGCGCTGGTCCTGCTCATGCGCTTCCGCCCGGAGGGCCTCATCGCCGACCGCCGGAAGCAGCTCGAATTCCACGACACCGGCCAGCTCGACGTGCCCAAGGACGATACCGGCCTCAGCAAGAAGGTGGGGGTGTGA